The genomic region TTTATTTTATCTTCCACAGAAAAGGAAATCCCTTCTGCTTGTGCGCCGTCTCTTAGTGTAGAGTCAAAAATTTCAATCTTTTTAGGCATGATATTACACCTCCTGTTGTTCCGAATCGTTTAACATTTTATTAATTGCATTAATGTAAGCTTTTATACTTGCCTCAATAACATCTGTACTTATACCACGACCAGTATAAAGTCTACCATACCTTCTAATTTTAACTATTGCCTCACCCTGGGCATCTTCACCTTCAGTAATTGAGTTTAATGAATAGTCTTCTAAATCAAATCTATCATCTACAATTTTTTCAATAGCTTTAAATGCAGCATCAATTGGTCCATGACCTAAGGAAACCTCTTCAAACTCTTGATTGTTTTTAGTAATGTTAACTGTTGCTGTTGAAGTTATGGTATTACCGCAATTAATTGTAAATTGATTTAACTTACATGTTTCTATCACTTCAATTGCCTTCTCTTGAATTAACGCCTCTAAATCTTTATCATAGATTACTTTCTTTTTGTCAGTTAACTCTTTAAAGTTTTCGAAGATTTTATCTAATTGTTCTTGGGATAGAGTATACCCAAGCTCGTTTAGTCTACTTTCAAAAGCATGTCGTCCTGAATGTTTACCAAGTACAAGACTATTTGTTGTTAATCCAATTGATTCTGGAGTCATAATTTCATAAGTGCTAGAGTTAGCTAGAACTCCATGTTGATGAATTCCAGCCTCATGGGCAAAAGCATTTTTCCCAACTATAGCCTTATTATGCTGAACCTTCATACCAGTAATCTTAGTTAAAAGTTGACTTGCTGCATAAATCTGTGTAGTATCAACCTTTGACGCAAGACCATAAAAGTCTTTTCTTGTATTTAAGGCCATTACAATCTCTTCCATCGCAGCATTACCCGCTCTCTCACCAATACCATTGATTGTACACTCAAGCTGTGTAGCTCCAGCTCTAGCTGCTGCTAGGGTATTTGCTACTGCCATACCTAAGTCATTGTGGCAGTGAACTGATATTTCTGCCTTGTCAATATTAGAAACGTTTTCTCTTATACTTCTAATTAAGTTATAATATTCGTCTGGTACTGTATATCCTACAGTATCTGGCACATTTATTACTGTAGCCCCAGCCTTTATAACCCCTTCAAATACTTTGAATAAAAACTCTGGGTTACTTCTAGAAGCATCCTCAGCAGAGAATTCCACATCGCTACAATACTTTTTAGCATACTTTACCATATTAATAGCTGTTTCTAATACTTCATCTTCACTAGCTCTTAATTTATATTTCATATGGATATCAGAAGTCGCTATAAAAGTGTGTATTCTTGGTTGCTGTGCATATTTTAATGCCTCATATGCTCTATCTATATCCTTTGGCATGGCTCTGCATAAACTGGCTACGGCTGCATTTTTTATAGTTTTTGCGACAGCTTTGACAGATGCAAAATCCCCTGGGGATACAATAGCAAATCCTGCTTCTATTACATCTACTCCCATTTTCTCCAGCTGCTTTGCAATCTCAATTTTTTCCTTTATATTCATGCTACATCCTGGAGACTGTTCACCATCTCTTAAAGTAGTATCAAATATTTTAATTGCCCTCGCCATATATATCACCTAACCTTATCTTTTTGCCCAGCTCATCATTTTTCTTAATTCTTTTCCTACTGTCTCTATTTGATGATCAGCTTCTAATCTTCTTCTAGCATTAAATCCTGGTCTATTTGTTTGGTTTTCTAGGATCCAATTTCTTGCAAATGTTCCATCTTGTACTTCAGATAAAACCTTTTTCATTTCTTTTTTAGTTTCATCAGTAACTATTCTCTTTCCAACTGAGTAATCCCCGTATTCAGCAGTATCACTGATTGAGTATCTCATATATTCTAAACCGCCCTCGTTAATCATATCAACGATTAGCTTCATTTCATGTAAACATTCAAAGTATGCACTTTCTGGTTGGTATCCAGCCTCTACAAGAACTTCAAAGCCTGCTTTAATTAATTCAGAAACTCCACCACAAAGTACTGCTTGCTCTCCAAATAAATCTGTTTCTGTTTCTTCTTTAAATGTTGTCTCAAGAATTCCTGCTCTTGCTCCACCTACTCCTGCTGCATAAGCTAAGGCTAAATCCTTTGTATCTCCAGTTACATCTTGGTATACTGCGATTAAGCATGGAACCCCTTTTCCTTCTTGGAATTGACTTCTAACAGTGTGTCCTGGTCCCTTTGGAGCAACCATGAATACGTTAACATCTGCTGGTGGCACTATTTGTCCATAGTGAATATTAAAACCATGAGCAAATACTAAAGATTTTCCTGCTTTTAAATTAGGTTCAATACTTTCTTTATATAGTTTAGCCTGTTTTTCGTCATTAACTAATATAATGATAACGTCTGCTTGTGCTGCTGCCTCAGATGCTACAGCTACTTTTAATCCAGCCTCTTCTGCCTTTGCCCAAGACTTACTTCCTTCATATAATCCTACTACAACGTTTACTCCAGACTCATGTAAGTTTAATGCATGGGCATGACCTTGACTTCCATACCCTATAACTGCTACAGTTTTCCCATTTAATAAATTTAAGTTACAATCCTTCTCATAATATAATTTCGCCATTTTTAATTCCTCCTATTTTTTAATATTTAAATATATGAGCGCCCTATTGCCGTGAGGCCGGTGCGAACAATTTCTTTAATCTCATAAGTCTTCATTATTTCTATAAACGCTGCAATTTTTTGTTTATCACCTGTGATTTCTACGGTTAAGCTCTCTGTAGCAACATCGATTATTTTTGCTCTAAATACTGCAACTACCTCAATTACAGATGTTCTTGCCTTTGAGTCTGCTTTTACC from Serpentinicella alkaliphila harbors:
- a CDS encoding 2-isopropylmalate synthase, whose product is MARAIKIFDTTLRDGEQSPGCSMNIKEKIEIAKQLEKMGVDVIEAGFAIVSPGDFASVKAVAKTIKNAAVASLCRAMPKDIDRAYEALKYAQQPRIHTFIATSDIHMKYKLRASEDEVLETAINMVKYAKKYCSDVEFSAEDASRSNPEFLFKVFEGVIKAGATVINVPDTVGYTVPDEYYNLIRSIRENVSNIDKAEISVHCHNDLGMAVANTLAAARAGATQLECTINGIGERAGNAAMEEIVMALNTRKDFYGLASKVDTTQIYAASQLLTKITGMKVQHNKAIVGKNAFAHEAGIHQHGVLANSSTYEIMTPESIGLTTNSLVLGKHSGRHAFESRLNELGYTLSQEQLDKIFENFKELTDKKKVIYDKDLEALIQEKAIEVIETCKLNQFTINCGNTITSTATVNITKNNQEFEEVSLGHGPIDAAFKAIEKIVDDRFDLEDYSLNSITEGEDAQGEAIVKIRRYGRLYTGRGISTDVIEASIKAYINAINKMLNDSEQQEV
- the ilvC gene encoding ketol-acid reductoisomerase, whose translation is MAKLYYEKDCNLNLLNGKTVAVIGYGSQGHAHALNLHESGVNVVVGLYEGSKSWAKAEEAGLKVAVASEAAAQADVIIILVNDEKQAKLYKESIEPNLKAGKSLVFAHGFNIHYGQIVPPADVNVFMVAPKGPGHTVRSQFQEGKGVPCLIAVYQDVTGDTKDLALAYAAGVGGARAGILETTFKEETETDLFGEQAVLCGGVSELIKAGFEVLVEAGYQPESAYFECLHEMKLIVDMINEGGLEYMRYSISDTAEYGDYSVGKRIVTDETKKEMKKVLSEVQDGTFARNWILENQTNRPGFNARRRLEADHQIETVGKELRKMMSWAKR